The Cytobacillus firmus genome segment CGAAACCGATCCTGCCAAAACGGATACAGTTACAAGACGTGTTGGCCCTGGTGCGGGGAAATAAATGATTAAAAAAGGGACAGGCCCGCCTGTCCCTTTTCATTTGCCTACTCTCTTTCATGCAATTGGTTCTTATAAAACTTTAAAAATCCCACAAACACCATGACAGCACCAACCGTGTTGCACGCTACTCTGATCCAATTGATCATCAGAAACTCCCTTGCGGTCTGTTTCAGAAATTCCACTGAATGAACACTCTGCCCCTCAATAAACATAATTTCATTTCTCGGCCATTCAAATAGCATGGAGACGAGCCCCAGTAGAATCATGACAAGAATACTTCCCAGAACCCAGCGGCGGGCAGATTTTAGTTTCCACACCAGAATCAGCGCCCCAGCCCCAGTGACCCAGCTCGCTAACCCAAGCGGCGGGAAAAACGTATGGGGACTCGCTGCCTCCATAAATTCCATAGAGACATCAAATGATTCCGGCACGTTATGAAAAATATTCGGATACACCATAAATACCTCCAATACAAAAGCCCCCAGCATAATCAAGGTGATCCATAAATATGAAACCATAAAGAAATACGTCAGTTTTTGCTTCATTGCTTTTCCTCCCTCATCTTATGTTTCTTCTTATACTGCCAGGCAGGTACCATTACCGCGAATAAGGCAGCCAGATAAAACGGCAGAAATTTAATCCCCACTGGCTGATCGAATACATAGAAACTGATGATTCCAATTAGATTAGATAAAATAACTCCGGCTGTTAATCCGCCTGCTGCACCAGCCAATATCCAAAGCAGCAGTCCTCTATTTTTTTCTTTGGAGCGAACAGACTCCTGCGGCGTCTTCCATACCTTTCGGACCGCAGCCGCGCCTGCCCCGAGAAACAGTACTCCCGCAACCGGGTGAAACGCTCCAAGCCAGCTGATTTTCCAGCCCATATTGGCAGTGAAATACATGGCAAACAGCAGCAGGAAAACGGCCATCATTTCCTTATAAATCCGTTTAAAAAATCCTCCTGCCAGCGCACTCAGCATCATCAGCACCGGAATGGCATAGCCAAACAAATGCACAAACATTTTATGGGCGGCCCACTTGGACGGATCCCCAAAGATCGACATCCCCGCCAGCAAAAACTGAATCAGCAGGCAGCCCAGGTAAACCAATCCCAATCCTATATAACTATTTTCAGCCAATGTTCTTTTTGGCATTTTCTTCGTCCCCTCTCCTGTTTTCTTTACAAAACCCATTCTAAGCGGGGGTTCTAACAGCACTCTTATCAATTTCTTACAGAATTATTAAATCCGGAAATAAAAAAAGAACGCATAGAAATCTATACGCTCTTACCGTTTAAATCGATAGCCCACGCCCCAAACCGTTTCGATATTGTCCGGTTGGGATGGGTCTATTTCAATTTTCTCCCTCAGCCTTCTGATATGAACTGTCACGGTTGTGACATCCCCATAGAAATCAAATCCCCACACCTGCTCGAGCAGATGCTCTTTGCTGAACACCTGGTTCGGGGAGGAAGCCATGAACAGCAGCAGGTCGAACTCCTTGGCCGTAAGGGTTTTTTCCTCGTTGTTCACAAATACTTTGCGGGTTACCGGCTGAATCAGCAAATCCCCAATCCTGATGTCCTCGTCCTTGCCGGGGCCGCTGGAAGTCAGCCTGTCATACCGTGCTATATGCGCCTTCACCCTGGCGATCAATTGATTGGGGTTAAAAGGCTTGGCAATATAATCATCCGCTCCCCGGCCCAATCCCCTGATCATATCAATGTCCTCATTTTTTGCCGTCACCATAATAATGGGTATCTCTGAAACCTCCCTGATTTTTTTGCATACTTCATAGCCGTCCATATCAGGAAGCATCAAGTCCAATAGCACCAGCCGATAAGCGTTTGTTTTTAAGCGGTCCAGCCCTTCCTGACCCGTTGCCGCAATATCTGCCTCATACTGGTTCAATTCCAGGTAATCCCGTTCGAGCTCAGCAATACTAAGCTCGTCTTCTATGATTAAGATTTTTTCCAATCATCTTCCCCCCTTTTTTTAACGTAAAAAAGATACTAAGCCCCTGTCCGGCTCCGCCACTTGCCCAAACGGTCCCCCCGTGGCCTTCAATGATTTTTTTTACAATCGCAAGACCCAGCCCGCTGCCGCCTGTGGCAGAATTCCGGGATACATCCGTACGGTAAAAGCGGTCAAATAAATGAGGCAGCTCGTCGTGTGAAACGCCAGCACCATTATCCTGAATTTCAACCGTGACGTCCTCCTCTTTTGACGACAGCCTGACCACTAGTTCTTTCTTGCCTTCCTTCATGTATTTCAAGCTATTCTGCACAATATTGCCAACAACGCGATTCAATTTCTCCCTGTCAGCCTGCACCCGATACGATTCATTCGGCTCGTATTCAAGACGGAGACTAACAGGCTGTCCCTCCAGATTAAACTGAAGCTCCTCGAGGTAATCATCAAAGTAGGACGCTAAATCCAGCTCCCTCAACTCATAAGGAACATTCGGCAAATCAAGCTTGGAATACAATAAAAGCTCCGAGATCAAAGTTTCCATATCATCCGCCTTTTTTTCAATCGTACCCAAATATCGTTCCATCTTTTCCGGCGTATTCGCCACCCCATCTGATATACCGCGGATATAGCCTTTAATGCTCGTTAAAGGGGTTTTTAAATCATGGGAAATGCTCGCAATCAATTCCTTCTGATTTTCTTCATACTGCTTTTGAATGGCTGCCGCTTCCTTCAATCGGCTTCTCATGCTTTCAAACGCCATGGCCAGCTCGTTCAGCTCATCCTTTTTCCCGGTAACCTCTATTTCTGTATCCAGGTTTCCTCCGCTAATATCATTTGCCGACTGCTTCAGCCGGAGAAGCGGAGCAATGATGCTTTTCGAAACAAGGAAAGTCAGGATTCCATTGGTCAAAACCAGCACCCCGACCAGCAAATAAATCCGAATCGACCGGAAAAATTCGAGATCCTTCTGATCCACCGTACCTTTCACAGGATAAAACAGTACATACCCAATGACCATTTCCAGCAGCAAAAATAAAACAACAGGGAGCAGCACCATCCCTATATTCGATAAAATCAATCGTTTTTTAATCGACATCCTGTCACTCCTGCTTTTTTAATAAGACGGAAACCTCTCCAGAATAAATATAAGGTTAAGTTCTAACCGAAACCTTATGCATATATTACAAAACTCTTAACAAAGTTTTATGTGCTTCCTATTATTTACTGTGAAAGCATGGGATTCTGCCCCTCTTGATGGTATGCATGTATAGAAATGACAGGTTCACAAATAATATGAAAAAACACAGAGGTATTGCTATGAAGAGAAAGAGCAACCGACTTAATGACGGCATCGGCACCTCCCATTCAATCCATCAGAATTGGGTTGAAACTTTTTCTGATTCAAATGACTTTGTTCATTATCATACTTCATCAATAGATAATCATCCATTTTGGATAGCCTATTTTCGCACGCTTATATCAGCAGACATTCTGCATAAGGATGTTCTTCCATACATACAGGGCCGCCTTTCCTTAATCGAGCTAAAAGACATCATTCCGATTCAGGAAATGATTATCACCAGCGATTCGGATGAAATCATTCAAAACATGATGAACGGCTACATGGCCATTCAATTACATCCTCATGATGAGGATTGTTTATTAGTGAATATCGCAAACAGTAAATTTCGCGATGTAGGAGTTCCAATATTGGAAGCCTCTGCAATAGGTCCTCAAATTGGGTTTATTGAGGAATTGGATATTAATATTAACCTCATCCGAAAGAGATTGCCTATAGCTGACCTTATCGTAAAGGAAATGACCGTAGGAAATTTATCGAAAACAAAAGTAGCCGTTCTATATGTGAAAGGGATAGCAGATCCGGAGAATATAAACACCGTCATTCAAAGAATTACAGACATACAGTATGAACACATCCAGGATAGTTCCTATATCTCGGCTATGATCGAGGACAATTCCAATTCTTTGTTTCCCCAATCTATTTCAACAGAAAGATCAGACAGGGTGGCAGCGGGGCTTACAGAGGGAAAGGTTATCATTGCCGTTGATGGGTCACCCAATCTGATAATCCTGCCCGTCACGTTTATGGAATCCTTTATTGCAATGGAGGATTATAATTATTCATGGATTATCAGTAATTTCTTCCGTTTATTGCGCTTTGCTTCCTTATTTATTTCAGCATTTGTCACTCCTATGTATGTGGCGATCATGACCTATCATTACGAATTAATTCCAGCTCGTCTGCTGGAGCCGCTTGTTGGATCAAGAGCAACAGTTCCCTTCCCCCTTTTCTGGAAGCATTGTTTTTAGCGCTAATGATCGAAATGGTAAAGGAGGCAGGGATCCGATTACCGCTAAAAATTGGGCAATCGTTGGGTGTCGTAGGCGGTATTGTCATCGGCCAGGCAGTGGTGGAAGCCGGATTAACCAGCAATGTGCTGCTGATTATCGTGGGGCTTGGAACATTGGCTTCCTACACATCCCCCGTGTATAAATTCAGCAATACCATCCGCTTTATTAAGTTTCCGATCATTTTTTTAGCCGCTTGGCTCGGCCTATTGGGCGTATATCTTAGCTTAATTTATATATTGATACACATACTAAGGCTGACGTCACTTGGACGGCCATATATAAGCAATTATCCTATGCGGAGAACCGCATTTCAGGACTTATGGATCAGACTCCCTTTTTCCATGCAAAAAGATAACCCCCAAAATTTAAGGCCGCAAAAAAAGAAAAAGTTTTCAGGAAACCAAAAGAATCCTGAGCCATTGAATGATTTTTACGAATAATGATATAGGGTGATTCGTTTGAAAGTGAACATAAGGCACCAGGTCTCCCCTTATTTAGTCTTTTTCATCATTTACAACTCACAGGTGGGTGTGGGGATTTTAAGTTTTCAAAGAACAATTGCAGAAAAAGCGGGATATGATGCATGGATAGGTGTCCTCGCCGCAGGATGTTTGGTTCAGGTCTTTATTTGGGTTATGTATAAATTGCTTGGAAAAGCACAAGGGGATATCATCGATGTTCACACAGCTTCCTTCGGCAATTTCCTTGGAAAATTCCTAAGCTTCTTCATCATCAGCTATTATGCTTTAGCAAGTGTGTCTGTAATGCTTAAATTCATAGAAATTATCCAGGTTTGGATGTTTCCAGCCATACCTTCCTGGATTATTTCCATGTTGATTCTAATACTTGTATATTATTGCATTTCCGGAGGATTTCGCGTTGTTGTCGGCTTGTCATTTTTATCTTTTCTTTTCCCGCAGCTATGGGTCTTAGTCCTCTATATATTTCCATTGAAGCTTGCTCATTTTTCCAATTTGGTTCCCATCATGAATCACTCCGTTATGGACATGCTGGACTCTGTTAAGAGCTCGGTGTACACCCTAGCAGGAACAGAGACACTATTAATGGTTTATCCATTTATCCGGAATCCTGATAAATCCAGAAAGTTTGCTCATCTGGGTGTGCTTTTTACTACATTGCTCTATGCCCTCTCTTCTATTGTGTCTTTCAGCTTTTATAGTGAAAACCAGTTAAAAACCACCATCTGGCCTGAGCTTTCACTTACTAAAGTCATTAAGTTTTCTTATTTGGAGCGCTTTGAATATTTATATATCTCTATGTATTCAATGGTTGTCACCGCATTGATTTCGCTGTTGTTATGGTGTTCAAGCAGGGGGTTAAAGAAAATCTTTCATGTGAAGCAAAAGTATGCTTTATGGGGCCTTATTTTATTCAGTGCAGGGTTGAGTCTAATAAATAATGAGCATTTTAATGAGATGCTGGATAAATATATTACGCAGATGAATTTGTACGTCTTTTACGTCTATATCCCTCTGCTTCTGATTTATTTCACTTTGTTTAAAAGGGGGCATCAAGGTGGGTAGCCGCTCAGTATTATCGATCTTCTTCATCCTTTTCCTATCCGGGTGTTCCCTGCTCCCAACCCGTATTGTCAATGAGGTCGGGATGATACAGGGTGTGGGCTATGATTTGGCCGATGAAGGAGAGATTGAAGGGACCGTTGCCTATCCAGTCTTTAAGAAAGAAGGTTCAACAACCGAAGTCAAATCAGCATCCGG includes the following:
- a CDS encoding response regulator transcription factor, translated to MEKILIIEDELSIAELERDYLELNQYEADIAATGQEGLDRLKTNAYRLVLLDLMLPDMDGYEVCKKIREVSEIPIIMVTAKNEDIDMIRGLGRGADDYIAKPFNPNQLIARVKAHIARYDRLTSSGPGKDEDIRIGDLLIQPVTRKVFVNNEEKTLTAKEFDLLLFMASSPNQVFSKEHLLEQVWGFDFYGDVTTVTVHIRRLREKIEIDPSQPDNIETVWGVGYRFKR
- a CDS encoding GerAB/ArcD/ProY family transporter translates to MNIRHQVSPYLVFFIIYNSQVGVGILSFQRTIAEKAGYDAWIGVLAAGCLVQVFIWVMYKLLGKAQGDIIDVHTASFGNFLGKFLSFFIISYYALASVSVMLKFIEIIQVWMFPAIPSWIISMLILILVYYCISGGFRVVVGLSFLSFLFPQLWVLVLYIFPLKLAHFSNLVPIMNHSVMDMLDSVKSSVYTLAGTETLLMVYPFIRNPDKSRKFAHLGVLFTTLLYALSSIVSFSFYSENQLKTTIWPELSLTKVIKFSYLERFEYLYISMYSMVVTALISLLLWCSSRGLKKIFHVKQKYALWGLILFSAGLSLINNEHFNEMLDKYITQMNLYVFYVYIPLLLIYFTLFKRGHQGG
- a CDS encoding DUF1772 domain-containing protein, with the translated sequence MKQKLTYFFMVSYLWITLIMLGAFVLEVFMVYPNIFHNVPESFDVSMEFMEAASPHTFFPPLGLASWVTGAGALILVWKLKSARRWVLGSILVMILLGLVSMLFEWPRNEIMFIEGQSVHSVEFLKQTAREFLMINWIRVACNTVGAVMVFVGFLKFYKNQLHERE
- a CDS encoding sensor histidine kinase, whose translation is MSIKKRLILSNIGMVLLPVVLFLLLEMVIGYVLFYPVKGTVDQKDLEFFRSIRIYLLVGVLVLTNGILTFLVSKSIIAPLLRLKQSANDISGGNLDTEIEVTGKKDELNELAMAFESMRSRLKEAAAIQKQYEENQKELIASISHDLKTPLTSIKGYIRGISDGVANTPEKMERYLGTIEKKADDMETLISELLLYSKLDLPNVPYELRELDLASYFDDYLEELQFNLEGQPVSLRLEYEPNESYRVQADREKLNRVVGNIVQNSLKYMKEGKKELVVRLSSKEEDVTVEIQDNGAGVSHDELPHLFDRFYRTDVSRNSATGGSGLGLAIVKKIIEGHGGTVWASGGAGQGLSIFFTLKKGGKMIGKNLNHRRRA
- a CDS encoding DUF5957 family protein; its protein translation is MPKRTLAENSYIGLGLVYLGCLLIQFLLAGMSIFGDPSKWAAHKMFVHLFGYAIPVLMMLSALAGGFFKRIYKEMMAVFLLLFAMYFTANMGWKISWLGAFHPVAGVLFLGAGAAAVRKVWKTPQESVRSKEKNRGLLLWILAGAAGGLTAGVILSNLIGIISFYVFDQPVGIKFLPFYLAALFAVMVPAWQYKKKHKMREEKQ